GCGGTTTAAACAATTAAAGGAAATATTTGAAATGGCAAAGATTAAAGGTCAGGTTAAGTGGTTCAACGAGTCTAAAGGCTTTGGTTTCATCACTCCTGCTGACGGCAGCAAAGATGTATTCGTACACTTCTCTGCAATTCAAGGCAACGGCTT
The nucleotide sequence above comes from Pectobacterium brasiliense. Encoded proteins:
- the cspE gene encoding transcription antiterminator/RNA stability regulator CspE, whose translation is MAKIKGQVKWFNESKGFGFITPADGSKDVFVHFSAIQGNGFKTLAEGQNVEFEIQDGQKGPSAVNVTAL